The Cucumis melo cultivar AY chromosome 6, USDA_Cmelo_AY_1.0, whole genome shotgun sequence genome includes a region encoding these proteins:
- the LOC103493403 gene encoding protein CHLORORESPIRATORY REDUCTION 41, chloroplastic, which translates to MASSHLHFLSTPNPILLLPQSHPSFTTPLQITSKRDLSIKYNSQDSESDPNFPSPDPNFSALNQPETFPIEKRRRSEILRQRKPTTEIAKPEPPNFEIGWKRTKEINLEKPIGWMIMDFLEKLEGLMEREFGSTELLAKVGEIVAERAREEAEILRDDGKVEERMVTELFRVLKLMEMDLAMVKAAVKDETLSERLGQAKARCRQAILVANSF; encoded by the coding sequence ATGGCTTCCTCACACCTCCATTTTCTCTCTACTCCAAATCCCATTCTTCTTCTCCCCCAATCTCATCCCTCTTTCACAACCCCATTACAAATTACATCAAAACGAGACCTCTCAATCAAATACAACTCACAAGATTCCGAATCCGACCCCAATTTCCCATCCCCAGATCCTAACTTCAGCGCTCTTAACCAACCAGAAACCTTCCCAATAGAGAAACGAAGAAGATCCGAAATACTCCGGCAAAGAAAACCCACAACAGAAATCGCAAAGCCGGAGCCACCCAACTTCGAAATCGGATGGAAAAGAACGAAAGAGATCAATCTTGAGAAGCCGATCGGGTGGATGATAATGGATTTTCTGGAAAAGTTAGAAGGGTTAATGGAGAGGGAATTTGGGTCGACGGAGTTGCTAGCGAAAGTGGGAGAGATTGTGGCGGAAAGGGCGAGAGAGGAGGCGGAGATTTTGCGAGACGACGGCAAAGTGGAGGAGAGAATGGTAACAGAgctttttagggttttgaaattgatggaaatggatTTGGCTATGGTGAAGGCGGCCGTGAAGGATGAGACATTGAGCGAACGCCTTGGTCAGGCTAAAGCAAGGTGTAGACAAGCTATACTTGTTGCTAATTCTTTTTGA